In Anomaloglossus baeobatrachus isolate aAnoBae1 chromosome 3, aAnoBae1.hap1, whole genome shotgun sequence, one genomic interval encodes:
- the LOC142295565 gene encoding G-protein coupled receptor 35-like, whose translation MELNRSFCSFTNQSLPFQTFSLITYIPLFIFGIICNVLALWIFCCKMQRWTVTTLFMVNLIIADILVVLTLPFRLYATVYTWELSSELCKAVLSFYFVNMYMSIFTITAIAFDRYLAIRHTMKYKNLMSPLKAFVICCIFWIIFITVGAFRVLASSDYTLTTCFQKEHTYPFNFSLVFVIVGFILPLLIISFCSGKVLMALRVITQLHSYRQSSVKKAVKIVIANLVCFIVCFLPIHVGYTIRFVAESLKASCYILEKVNEFIHLANFLASLNCVLDSMCYYFAASEVWDVLSKQKFRLLKCKS comes from the coding sequence ATGGAGCTTAATAGAAGTTTCTGCTCATTTACAAATCAAAGCTTACCATTTCAGACTTTCAGCCTAATTACTTACATTCCACTTTTTATCTTTGGTATTATATGTAATGTTCTGGCCCTTTGGATTTTTTGTTGCAAAATGCAAAGATGGACAGTAACGACTCTTTTTATGGTGAATCTGATCATTGCCGATATTTTGGTTGTTTTGACCCTTCCATTCAGACTATATGCCACCGTATACACATGGGAGCTTAGCAGTGAGCTGTGTAAAGCTGTGCTGTCCTTCTACTTCGTGAATATGTACATGAGCATTTTCACTATCACAGCTATCGCTTTTGACCGATACTTGGCAATCAGGCACACAATGAAATACAAAAATTTGATGTCACCATTGAAGGCTTTTGTCATTTGCTGTATCTTCTGGATCATTTTCATCACAGTTGGTGCCTTCAGGGTTTTGGCAAGCAGTGACTACACACTTACCACATGCTTTCAGAAGGAACATACTTATCCATTTAATTTTTCTCTAGTTTTTGTAATAGTTGGATTTATACTTCCTTTGCTAATTATAAGCTTTTGTTCCGGGAAGGTCCTCATGGCTCTTAGAGTCATAACACAACTGCATTCATATAGGCAAAGTTCTGTGAAGAAAGCTGTGAAGATAGTTATTGCCAATTTGGTGTGTTTTATTGTTTGCTTCTTGCCTATCCACGTGGGATACACAATCCGTTTTGTAGCGGAAAGCCTCAAGGCCTCTTGTTATATACTTGAAAAAGTCAATGAATTTATTCATCTGGCAAATTTCCTGGCAAGCTTAAATTGTGTTCTGGATTCAATGTGTTACTACTTTGCAGCCAGTGAAGTTTGGGATGTTCTCTCCAAACAAAAGTTCAGATTACTGAAATGCAAGTCTTGA